One part of the Nematostella vectensis chromosome 8, jaNemVect1.1, whole genome shotgun sequence genome encodes these proteins:
- the LOC5502792 gene encoding nicotinamide phosphoribosyltransferase produces MAACLEFENILLVTDSYKVSHHRQYPDGTSTVFSYFESRGGKFPEVCFFGLQYIIKKWLLGKVVTEEKIQEAKSLYKLHFGSEIFNEEGWRYILEEYDGHLPIRIRAIPEGTVVPVKNVLFTVQNTDSKCFWLTNWVETVLVQCWYPTTVATTSRAQKQIIAQYLSETADSLEGLPFKLHDFGFRGSTSVESASIGGAAHLVNFCGTDTIAGIVMARNYYGCEMGGFSVPAAEHSTITTWGKDGEVDAFRNMLLKFPTGIMACVSDSYDIWNACTNIWGQQLKELVVSREGKGTLVVRPDSGDPPKVVVKVLNLLGKAFGTVKNSKGFHLLPPYIRIIQGDGISYETLGTILENMKRNKWSADNIAFGSGGALLQKMDRDTQKFAYKCSYAVVNGKGVNVFKQPITDLGKKSKKGLLSLELDDQGNYCTVQEGKGDPDKDLLVTVFENGKLMKEYTFDEVRKIAEIPIVRQKASH; encoded by the exons atggcggcatgtTTAGAGTTTGAAAACATTCTTCTTGTCACGGATTCGTACAAG GTCTCCCATCACAGACAATATCCAGATGGGACGTCCACAGTCTTCTCCTATTTTGAGAGCCGTGGAGGAAAGTTTCCAGAAGTGTGCTTCTTTGGCCTTCAATATATTATCAag AAATGGCTCTTAGGTAAGGTAGTCACAGAAGAGAAAATCCAGGAAGCTAAAAGTCTATACAAGCTGCATTTTGGCTCAGAAATATTCAATGAAGAGG GGTGGAGATACATACTGGAGGAGTATGATGGACACCTGCCAATCAGAATAAGAGCCATCCCAGAAGGAACAGTTGTCCCTGTTAAAAATG TGCTATTCACAGTGCAGAATACAGACTCCAAATGCTTCTGGTTAACAAACTGGGTGGAG ACGGTATTGGTACAATGCTGGTATCCTACTACAGTAGCAACAACATCTAGAGCCCAGAAGCAGATTATAGCTCAG TATCTTTCAGAGACTGCAGATTCTTTAGAAGGACTTCCCTTTAAACTTCATGATTTTGGCTTTAGGGGAAGTACGTCAGTTGAG TCTGCCTCAATAGGAGGAGCTGCCCATCTTGTCAACTTTTGTGGCACAGACACGATAGCTGGTATTGTTATGGCAAG GAATTATTACGGTTGTGAGATGGGAGGTTTCTCAGTCCCAGCTGCAGAGCACAG CACGATCACCACATGGGGTAAGGATGGAGAAGTTGATGCTTTTCGGAACATGTTACTCAAG TTTCCTACAGGTATTATGGCATGCGTCAGTGATAGTTATGATATCTG gaATGCGTGCACAAACATCTGGGGGCAGCAGTTGAAGGAACTAGTGGTCAGCAGGGAAGGCAAAG GCACTCTAGTGGTACGACCTGACTCTGGGGATCCTCCAAAGGTTGTTGTTAAAGTTCTGAATCTGCTGG GTAAAGCCTTTGGTACAGTAAAAAATTCCAAAGGCTTCCATCTTCTCCCTCCATATATACGAATTATCCAG GGGGATGGGATAAGCTACGAGACTCTTGGCACCATACTAGAGAATatgaaaagaaacaaatgGAGCGCGGACAATATCGCCTTTGGGAGTGGAG GGGCACTTCTACAGAAAATGGACCGGGACACACAGAAGTTCGCGTACAAATGCTCGTATGCTGTAGTTAATGGAAAGGGG GTAAATGTTTTCAAGCAGCCTATTACCGATCTCGGCAAGAAATCAAAGAAAGGCCTACTGTCACTGGAACTCGACGATCAGGGGAATTACTGTACGGTGCAGGAAGGCAAAGGTGACCCTGACAAG GATCTGCTTGTCACTGTCTTCGAGAATGGAAAGCTCATGAAGGAATACACGTTTGACGAAGTTAGGAAAATTGCAGAAATCCCCATTGTCCGACAGAAGGCATCGCATTGA